Proteins from a single region of Nitrososphaerota archaeon:
- a CDS encoding DUF4382 domain-containing protein, with protein MKTTVVAAIVVVAVVVVGAAAAVFLMAPSGSLIVGVTDAPSTGAVSHIYLTITDITLQGAGNSSTTFKVNATTFDLLALQNVTKMLGKNSIPVGNYTMARFGVTAAIATVSGKNVTLTVPSGQIKVPMHFAIAAGKTTTIVLDITADMTAISASNNLRPTVTGEETVPPS; from the coding sequence TTGAAGACCACAGTCGTTGCCGCGATAGTCGTAGTTGCCGTCGTGGTCGTCGGGGCAGCCGCCGCAGTCTTCCTGATGGCCCCCAGCGGAAGTCTGATAGTAGGAGTGACAGATGCGCCGTCGACTGGGGCCGTCTCTCACATCTATCTTACAATCACGGATATCACCCTCCAGGGCGCGGGTAACTCCAGCACCACCTTCAAGGTCAACGCGACGACCTTCGACTTGCTGGCGCTGCAGAATGTGACCAAGATGCTAGGGAAGAACAGCATCCCCGTGGGCAACTACACGATGGCCAGGTTTGGAGTCACCGCTGCGATAGCTACGGTGAGCGGGAAGAACGTGACCCTCACAGTCCCAAGCGGCCAGATCAAGGTTCCAATGCACTTCGCAATCGCTGCCGGGAAGACGACTACCATCGTGCTCGATATCACGGCAGACATGACCGCCATCAGCGCCTCGAACAACCTCAGGCCGACGGTCACGGGTGAAGAAACCGTCCCGCCGAGCTGA